A single Candidatus Margulisiibacteriota bacterium DNA region contains:
- the rpsT gene encoding 30S ribosomal protein S20, with product MANIKSAKKRIKITERNNLRNKAARSEVKTLRKQTEDVLLKGGENKDALLKKFLARVDSAASKGVFHRNKAARLKSKILAKAKKPVKA from the coding sequence ATGGCCAACATAAAATCCGCCAAAAAAAGGATCAAGATCACGGAACGCAATAATTTGAGGAACAAAGCGGCGCGTTCGGAAGTAAAAACTCTGCGTAAGCAGACGGAAGACGTTCTGCTCAAAGGCGGCGAAAATAAAGACGCTCTGCTGAAAAAATTTTTAGCGCGTGTCGACAGCGCTGCGTCTAAAGGTGTATTTCACCGCAACAAAGCCGCGCGGCTGAAAAGCAAGATTTTGGCCAAGGCTAAAAAACCGGTCAAGGCGTAG
- the accD gene encoding acetyl-CoA carboxylase, carboxyltransferase subunit beta has protein sequence MSVLEWFSKQKENASEKTAERLDIPGDLWVKCPSCATILYKKDLEDNQKVCSSCGHHFRLTFAERLALTADAGSFQEFAAELTAVDFLAFEDTKTYQARLRENQAKTGRSDALVCGTAAIQKYPVILGIMDFAFLGGSMGSVLGEKFVRAVEKALEKKIPLVVFTASGGARMQEGLVSLLQMAKTSAAVAKLNAARVPYIVVFTDPTTGGTTASFAMLGDIHVAEKGALIGFAGPRVIEQTIRQKLPRDFQRAEYLEEHGFLDAVVSRLELKDYLARILKHFVRQEV, from the coding sequence ATGTCAGTTTTGGAATGGTTTAGCAAGCAAAAAGAAAATGCTTCTGAAAAAACTGCCGAACGTTTGGATATTCCAGGCGATCTGTGGGTGAAATGTCCGTCCTGCGCCACGATTTTGTACAAAAAAGATCTGGAGGACAATCAAAAAGTCTGCTCGAGCTGCGGGCACCACTTCCGCCTGACTTTTGCGGAAAGGCTGGCCTTGACCGCCGACGCGGGGTCTTTTCAGGAATTTGCCGCGGAGCTGACGGCGGTGGATTTTTTGGCTTTTGAGGACACCAAAACTTATCAAGCCCGCCTGCGGGAAAATCAGGCCAAAACAGGCCGTAGCGATGCGCTGGTCTGCGGCACGGCGGCCATTCAGAAATATCCGGTGATTTTAGGGATTATGGATTTTGCTTTTTTGGGCGGCAGCATGGGCTCGGTGTTGGGTGAGAAATTTGTCCGCGCGGTGGAAAAAGCGCTGGAGAAAAAAATACCGCTGGTTGTTTTTACGGCGTCGGGCGGCGCGCGCATGCAGGAAGGCCTGGTTTCGTTGCTGCAAATGGCTAAAACTTCCGCGGCGGTGGCCAAACTGAATGCGGCGCGCGTGCCGTACATCGTGGTGTTTACCGATCCGACTACCGGTGGCACGACGGCCAGCTTTGCTATGCTGGGCGATATTCATGTGGCGGAAAAAGGCGCGCTGATCGGTTTTGCCGGGCCGCGCGTGATCGAGCAGACTATCCGCCAAAAACTGCCGCGCGATTTTCAAAGAGCCGAATATTTAGAAGAACACGGTTTTCTGGACGCGGTGGTCTCGCGGTTGGAATTAAAAGATTATTTGGCCCGGATACTGAAACATTTTGTCCGGCAGGAAGTGTGA